The following proteins come from a genomic window of Rutidosis leptorrhynchoides isolate AG116_Rl617_1_P2 chromosome 10, CSIRO_AGI_Rlap_v1, whole genome shotgun sequence:
- the LOC139870371 gene encoding uncharacterized protein: MASDTESNTSVTMISKLEFNDPLYLHPSDTSGASLITQKLKGFIDGSCPRYEYEDDDVLLSQWDRCNSVVLTWILLSLFEDVYNGQIFSKTAESVWLELKETYDKIDSPVTFNLYQKINSCSQSGQSLSDYYHKLNAMWRQFDDMIKIDYMFLIGLDDVYVPIRSQILTSNHVPSVKTAFFIISRDESHKMHIASSSYVNKTQSSAFNANC; encoded by the exons ATGGCTAGTGATACTGAGTCAAACACTAGTGTTACTATGATTAGTAAACTTGAGTTTAATGATCCTTTGTATTTGCATCCAAGTGATACATCTGGTGCTTCACTTATAACACAAAAACTTAAAG GGTTTATTGATGGTTCTTGTCCTAGGTATgagtatgaagatgatgatgtgctACTTAGTCAATGGGATAGATGTAATTCTGTGGTTCTTACCtggattttattatcattatttgaagaTGTTTACAATGGTCAAATCTTCTCTAAAACTGCAGAATCTGTTTGGTTAGAATTAAAAGAAACCTATGATAAAATTGATTCTCCTGTTACATTTAATCTATATCAAAAAATTAATTCATGTAGTCAATCTGGTCAATCTTTATCTGATTATTATCATAAGTTGAATGCTATGTGGAGACAATttgatgatatgattaaaattgatTATATG TTTTTAATAGGTCTTGATGATGTCTATGTGCCAATTAGAAGTCAAATTCTTACTTCTAATCATGTTCCTTCTGTTAAAACTGCATTTTTTATTATATCTAGGGATGAATCTCACAAAATGCATATTGCATCTAGTTCATATGTTAATAAAACACAGTCTTCTGCTTTTAATGCAAACTGCTAa